In one Myxocyprinus asiaticus isolate MX2 ecotype Aquarium Trade chromosome 1, UBuf_Myxa_2, whole genome shotgun sequence genomic region, the following are encoded:
- the LOC127443575 gene encoding insulin-like growth factor II isoform X1 codes for MSSLTRVLFILSSLMFTVYAATETLCGAELVDALQFVCGEKGFYISRPNRTHGRRSRTGIVEQCCFQSCSLSLLQQYCARPVKYERDLSSTLLQVFPVSQSLHKDASRTPLSVKYSKYEVWQRKAAQRLRRGVPSILLARNFRRQVEKIKDEEQTNFHRPLITLPDRYPEILPNI; via the exons ATGTCCTCACTGACTAGAGTACTCTTCATTTTGTCATCGTTAATGTTCACAGTCTACGCTGCCACGGAGACTCTTTGTGGTGCAGAACTGGTGGATGCTCTGCAGTTCGTGTGTGGAGAGAAAGGTTTTTATATCA GCAGGCCAAACAGAACACACGGCCGCCGTTCTCGCACTGGAATTGTTGAACAATGCTGCTTTCAGAGCTGTAGCCTGAGTCTGCTGCAGCAGTACTGTGCCAGACCTGTGAAGTACGAGCGAGATCTTTCCTCCACCTTACTGCAGGTCTTTCCAGTGTCACAGTCTCTTCACAAG GATGCCTCAAGAACGCCTCTGAGTGTGAAATATTCCAAATATGAAGTGTGGCAAAGAAAGGCTGCCCAAAGGTTAAGGAGGGGGGTCCCTTCCATCCTGCTTGCCAGAAATTTTAGGAGGCAGGTGGAGAAAATCAAAGATGAGGAGCAAACTAATTTCCACCGGCCCCTCATTACCCTCCCCGACAGATATCCTGAAATCCTTCCAAACATCTAG
- the LOC127443575 gene encoding insulin-like growth factor II isoform X2, with product MSSLTRVLFILSSLMFTVYAATETLCGAELVDALQFVCGEKGRPNRTHGRRSRTGIVEQCCFQSCSLSLLQQYCARPVKYERDLSSTLLQVFPVSQSLHKDASRTPLSVKYSKYEVWQRKAAQRLRRGVPSILLARNFRRQVEKIKDEEQTNFHRPLITLPDRYPEILPNI from the exons ATGTCCTCACTGACTAGAGTACTCTTCATTTTGTCATCGTTAATGTTCACAGTCTACGCTGCCACGGAGACTCTTTGTGGTGCAGAACTGGTGGATGCTCTGCAGTTCGTGTGTGGAGAGAAAG GCAGGCCAAACAGAACACACGGCCGCCGTTCTCGCACTGGAATTGTTGAACAATGCTGCTTTCAGAGCTGTAGCCTGAGTCTGCTGCAGCAGTACTGTGCCAGACCTGTGAAGTACGAGCGAGATCTTTCCTCCACCTTACTGCAGGTCTTTCCAGTGTCACAGTCTCTTCACAAG GATGCCTCAAGAACGCCTCTGAGTGTGAAATATTCCAAATATGAAGTGTGGCAAAGAAAGGCTGCCCAAAGGTTAAGGAGGGGGGTCCCTTCCATCCTGCTTGCCAGAAATTTTAGGAGGCAGGTGGAGAAAATCAAAGATGAGGAGCAAACTAATTTCCACCGGCCCCTCATTACCCTCCCCGACAGATATCCTGAAATCCTTCCAAACATCTAG
- the cpt1aa gene encoding carnitine palmitoyltransferase 1Aa (liver), with the protein MAEAHQAVAFQFTVTPDGIDLHLSHEALRQIYLSGLHSWKKRFVRFKNGILNGVYPGSGPGFMLVLAGYMGRAHYLKVDPSLGLFVKLGKHVSVSRYMSPQNQMLVGGIVVGTGLWIAIIFTMRNVLKGLLSWHGWMHGTRGKITWKIRLWLILVKIFSGMQTPMLNSFQTSLPNLPVPSVKDTMKRYLESVRPLLNDEEYQRMESLALDFQKNLGPKLQWYLKLKSWWATNYVSDWWEEYIYLRGRGPIMVNSNYYVMDFLYVFPTHLQAARAGNSIHAIMLYRRKLDRAQIKPLMLQNTIPMCSSQYERMFNTSRIPGVETDSVQHMSDSRHIVVYHRGRYFKVRLFYDGRLLLPREIEQQMERILADTSEPQPGEETLAALTAGDRVPWACARNAYLRHGKNKQSLDAVEKAAFFVTLDDTEQRYDLENPVESLDRYAKSLLHGKCYDRWFDKSFNLIVFKNGTMGLNAEHSWADAPIIGHLWEHVLSMEPIKLGYTADGHCKGELHPNLPGPQRLQWSIPPECQTMIANSLSVAEALAGDVDSHIIPFSDFGKGLIKKCKTSPDAFIQLALQLAHFRDKGKFCLTYEASMTRLFREGRTETVRSCTVESCAFVCAMVNNNKREQKLHLLKQAAEKHQQMYRLAMTGKGIDRHLFCLYVVSKYLGQDSPFLQEVLSEPWKLSTSQTPLQQVELFDLVRHPEYVTSGGGFGPVADDGYGVAYVIVGENLINFHISSKRSSPETDSHRFGNNIRRAMLDMLDLFQLDTRATK; encoded by the exons ATGGCAGAAGCTCATCAGGCTGTTGCCTTCCAGTTCACCGTTACCCCTGATGGCATTGACTTACATCTCAGTCATGAAGCTCTTCGGCAGATCTACCTGTCTGGTCTTCACTCTTGGAAGAAGAGATTTGTCCGGTTTAAG AATGGAATATTGAATGGTGTGTACCCAGGCAGCGGACCAGGGTTCATGCTGGTGTTGGCAGGGTACATGGGAAGGGCTCATTACTTAAAAGTGGATCCTTCCTTAGGCCTGTTCGTCAAACTTGGCAAACATGTCTCAGTTAG TAGGTACATGTCTCCACAAAATCAGATGTTAGTTGGGGGTATCGTGGTGGGCACGGGTCTGTGGATTGCCATCATATTCACCATGAGGAATGTCTTGAAGGGCCTGCTGTCCTggcatggatggatgcatggcACCCGTGGCAAAATAACCTGGAAAATTCGACTGTGGCTT ATCCTAGTGAAGATTTTTTCTGGCATGCAAACACCAATGCTAAACAGCTTCCAGACCTCACTCCCTAACTTACCTGTGCCCTCTGTAAAGGACACAATGAAAAGA TATCTTGAATCAGTCCGGCCACTGCTGAACGATGAGGAATACCAAAGAATGGAAAGTCTTGCACTGGACTTTCAGAAGAACCTTGGACCGAAACTTCAGTGGTACCTCAAACTGAAGTCTTGGTGGGCCACCAATTAT gtAAGTGACTGGTGGGAAGAATATATCTACTTGAGAGGTCGTGGACCAATCATGGTCAACAGCAACTACTATGTAATG GACTTTCTTTATGTCTTCCCCACACATCTGCAAGCAGCGAGAGCTGGTAACTCCATTCATGCCATCATGCTCTACAGGAGGAAGCTGGACCGGGCTCAAATCAAGCCG CTTATGCTTCAAAACACCATCCCTATGTGCTCGTCCCAGTATGAGCGCATGTTCAACACCAGTCGCATTCCTGGCGTAGAAACAG ACTCTGTTCAGCATATGTCTGACAGCAGGCATATTGTGGTGTATCACCGGGGCCGTTACTTTAAAGTTAGGTTGTTCTATGATGGGCGGTTGCTGTTGCCACGGGAGATAGAACAGCAGATGGAGAGGATTCTGGCCGACACGTCAGAGCCGCAGCCTGGGGAGGAAACCCTCGCTGCCCTCACTGCAGGGGACAG AGTGCCTTGGGCTTGTGCCCGTAATGCCTACCTCAGACATGGCAAGAACAAACAGTCTCTGGATGCTGTGGAGAAGGCTGCTTTCTTTGTTACACTGGATGACACAGAGCAGCGCTATGATCTAGAAAATCCCGTGGAGTCCCTGGACCGTTACGCTAAATCCCTGCTTCACGGGAAGTGTTATGACAG GTGGTTTGATAAGTCCTTCAACCTGATTGTCTTTAAGAATGGAACAATGGGCCTTAATGCAGAACATAGTTGGGCTGACGCTCCTATCATTGGCCACCTCTGGGAG catgtGCTCTCAATGGAACCTATTAAGCTGGGCTACACAGCAGATGGCCACTGTAAAGGAGAACTTCACCCCAATCTCCCTGGACCTCAAAGACTGCAGTGGAGCATCCCACCTGAG TGCCAGACTATGATTGCCAACTCTCTGTCTGTGGCTGAGGCTTTGGCTGGAGATGTGGACTCCCACATCATCCCCTTCAGTGACTTTGGAAAGGGCCTGATCAAGAAGTGCAAGACCAGTCCAGATGCCTTCATTCAGCTAGCACTGCAGCTGGCCCACTTTAGG GACAAAGGAAAGTTCTGCTTGACTTACGAGGCATCCATGACACGTTTATTCAGAGAAGGTCGTACAGAAACAGTGCGGTCCTGCACCGTGGAATCCTGTGCATTTGTCTGTGCCATGGTCAACAACAACAAG AGAGAACAGAAACTTCATTTACTGAAGCAGGCTGCTGAGAAACATCAGCAGATGTACAGACTGGCAATGACTGGCAAAGGCATTGACCGTCATCTCTTTTGCCTCTACGTTGTATCTAAATACCTTGGACAGGACTCTCCTTTCCTCCAGGAG GTGCTGTCAGAGCCTTGGAAACTGTCCACCAGTCAGACTCCTCTACAGCAGGTGGAGCTGTTTGACTTGGTTAGACACCCAGAGTATGTGACTAGTGGAGGGGGGTTTGGACCG GTTGCAGATGATGGTTATGGTGTGGCCTATGTGATTGTCGGGGAAAACCTTATCAATTTCCACATCTCTTCCAAGCGTTCCAGTCCAGAGACT GACTCTCATCGCTTCGGAAACAATATCAGACGAGCAATGCTTGATATGCTGGATCTGTTTCAGCTTGACACAAGAGCCACAAAGTGA